The DNA window AATTTGGCGTCTCTTCCAAAATTGCCAGCTTCGTTCTGCCGATTGGCTACTCCTTTAACCTCGTCGGCTCGATGGCCTACTGCTCGTTTGCCACGGTATTTATCGCCCAGGCCTGTAATGTCCATCTCGGGATGGGCGAGCAGATCACCATGCTGCTGATCCTGATGCTGACCTCGAAGGGAATGGCGGGCGTGCCGCGCGCCTCAATGGTGGTTATCGCCGCCACCCTGAACCAGTTCAACATTCCGGAAGCCGGTCTGATCCTGTTGATGGGCGTCGATCCGTTCCTCGATATGGGCCGCTCTGCCACCAACGTCATGAGTAACGCCATGGGTGCAGCCATTGTTGGCCGTTGGGAAGGCGAACACTTCGGTGAAGGCTGTCGTGGCAAAGCGCCAGCCAAAACGCCGGAGCATGAACGTCCTGCGACCGAACCTTCAGAAGTTGCTCTGTCCTGATCCAACAGGCCGGCTTAGCGTCGGCCTTTTTTCAACATTTCAACAGGGTTGCACCATGAATGTAAAGTTTCTCAGCACGTGCATCTTAACTGCCAGCTTACTGTTTAGCGCCACGACACTGGCGCAGAACACGCCGGATTACGCCAATATTATCGAACAGGCGCACCAGAAATATAAAAGTAACCACGACGGTAAAGTCGCCGACTACATCCCTGCCCTGGCGACCTACAGTCCTGACAATTTCGCCATCACCCTTGCCACGGTCGACGGCAAAATTTATCAGGTCGGCGACGTAAAAAAAGCGTTTCCGATGGAGTCCCTGAGCAAGGTTTTCACGCTGGCACTGGCGATGGAGCAGCGCGGGCCGCAGGAAGTTTTAGATAAACTCGGTGCCAATGCCACCGGCCTGCCCTTCAACTCCGGCTTAGCGGTGGAATTAACCAAAGGGGCCCCGGAGAACCCGTTAGTCAATGCAGGAGCCATGAGCACCGTCAGTCTGATTAAAGCACAAGACAAAACCGATCGCTGGAACAAAATCCTCAACAATCTCAACGCCTGGGCCGATGCCTCACTCACCGTTAACGAGCCGGTATTCAAATCCGAAATGGAAACTAACCAGCATAACCAGGCGCTGGCGATGCTGATGAACTCTTATAACAGCTTCTATGGCGATACCCAGGAAGCCGTCGAAATTTATACCCGCCAGTGCTCGGTGGATATCACCGTTGAACAACTCGCCAAAATGGGGGCCGTACTCGCCAACAAAGGCCAATCCCCCTTCAACGGCAAACAGTTGCTAAATGAAAGCTATGTCCCGCAGGTGCTGGCGGAAATGGCGATTGCCGGGCTGTACGACGGCAGCGGCAAGTGGCTGTACACCGTGGGTATCCCGGCGAAATCCGGCGTTGGCGGCGGAATGGTTGCCGTGGTGCCAGGACAATACGCCATTGCAGTCTACTCTCCCCCGCTGGATGAAGCCGGTAACAGCGTTCGCGCCCAGCAGACCATCGAATATGTCGCCCATGCGACCCAGGCCAATCTCTTTTTAGCAAAATAGTGAGACGTAAAATGTCTAAACCCTTTGTCTGGCAGGAACTCTTTGTTCAAAGCAAAGATAATACAGAGTATGAATTACTGAGCAGTCAACACGTTACGGTGACGGAGTTAGATGGGGAAGAAGTCATCAAAGTCGCTCCGGAGGCGTTAACTCTGTTATCTCAGCAGGCGTTTTATGAGGCTTCATTTTTCCTGCGTAGCGGGCATTTAAAACAGATTGCCAGCATTTTGCGCGACCCGCAGGCCAGCAGTAACGATAAGTACGTCGCTCTCCAGCTGCTACGCAATGCCGAAGTCTCAGCCAAAGGCGTGCTACCAAACTGCCAGGACACCGGCACCGCAACCATTGTGGCGAGTAAAGGCCAGAACGTCTGGACCGGTTGCGACGATGCCGAAGCTTTAAGTAAGGGCATCTACACCACGTTTCAGGAAAACAATCTTCGCTACTCGCAAAACGCGCCGCTGGATATGTACACCGAAGTGAATACCCATACCAACCTGCCCGCGCAGATCGACATCAGCGCTACGCAAGGTAGTGAATATCGCTTCCTGTTCGTCAATAAAGGCGGTGGTTCGGCCAATAAAGCGGCGCTATTTCAGGAAACCAAATCGATTCTACAGCCGGAGAAACTCACCGCTTTCCTGACCGAAAAAATGAAATCGCTGGGCACCGCCGCCTGTCCGCCGTATCACATCGCTTTTGTTGTAGGTGGCCTCTCCGCCGATCAGGCGCTGAAGGTGGCAAAGCTGGCATCAACGAAATACTACGATAACCTGCCCACCGAAGGGAATGAACTGGGCCAGGCGTTTCGTGATACCGCGATGGAAACCACCTTGCTCAACGCCAGCCGCGAATTCGGCATCGGTGCGCAGTTTGGCGGTAAATACTTCGCCCACGATATTCGCGTCATTCGCCTGCCGCGTCACGGCGGCTCCTGTCCGATCGCCATGGCCCTCTCCTGCTCCGCCGACCGTAATATCAAAGCGAAAATCAACAAGCACGGCATCTGGCTGGAGAAACTGGAACATAACCCGGGTAAATTTATTCCCGAATCCTGCCGCGTGGAAAACAGCGGTCAAACCGTACAGCTTAACCTGAACCGACCGCTGCATGAGATCCTGCGCGACATGTCCACCCTGCCGGTCGGTACCCGATTGTCGCTGAGTGGGCCAATTGTCGTTGCCCGCGATATCGCCCATGCCAAGATCAAAGAACGTCTGGATAACGGCGAGTCGATGCCGGAATACATGAAAAACCATATCGTCTATTACGCAGGCCCGGCGAAAACCCCGGACAATCAGGCCTGCGGCTCAATGGGGCCAACCACCGGCGGACGCATGGACGGTTATGTCGATGCCTTCCAGGCGGCGGGCGGCAGCCTGATCATGCTTTCCAAAGGCAATCGCAGCCAGCAGGTGACCGACGCCTGCCAAAAACATCGGGGATTTAACCTCGGCAGCATTGGCGGTGCGGCGGCCCTGCTGACACAGCAGTATATCAAGAGCCTGCACTGCCTTGAGTATCCCGAGCTGGGGATGGAAGCGGTGTGGATGATGGAAGTCGAAAACCTGCCCGCCTTTGTGCTGGTGGATGACAAAGGGAATAACTTCTTCAGCCAGTTTGAGCAGCAGCATCGCTGCGCAACCTGTCCGGCCGGACATTAAGGAGCCAATATGCAAGCGCGAGGAAATACCGACCGTCACCGCCTGCGCCAGCAGAAGCTAAAAGAGCAGGTTGATACCCGCGTGGCGGCGGCGACGGAGAAAAAAGGCGTTCTGATCGTTTTCACCGGAAACGGCAAAGGCAAATCCACCGCCGCCTTTGGTACCGCGACGCGCGCCGTCGGGCACGGCAAAATCGTCGGCGTCGCGCAGTTTATTAAAGGCCAGTGGGATAACGGTGAATACAACACGCTGCATCCGCTGGGCGTGGAATTTCACATCATGGGCACCGGCTTTACCTGGGAAACGCAAAACCGAGAGGCCGATATTCAGGCGGCAACAGCGGTATGGCAGGAGAGTAAGCGTATGCTGGCCGACCCGCACTACGATCTGGTGGTGCTGGATGAACTCACCTATATGCTGGCTTATCACTATCTGGATACAGAGGAAGTGATTGCCGCAATTGTGAATCGCCCGCCACAGCAGAGCGTGATTATCACCGGACGCGGCTGTCACGCCCGATTGTTGGATCTTGCCGATACGGTGAGTGAACTTCGCCCGGTGAAGCACGCGTTTGATAGCGGTATTCAGGCACAAGTGGGCATCGATTGGTAGTTTTATCCGATTCGCTTTTCTCCCGGCTCGCGCTGCGCTTGGCCGAGCTATGGGTCCTGTAGGCCGGATAAGACGCCTTCGCGTCGCCATCCGGCAATCATGCGACGTCAATGCCGGATGGCGGCGTAAACGCCTTATCCGGCCTACGAAACCAGAGGTGCCATCAGGTGGCCGACACCAGCGATTTATGCAATAACCAGTCGCGGAATACCTGTAAATGCCGGGATTCCGCTTTATCTTCCTGCCACGTCATAATAAAACGGTTTCCGGTGCGAATCGGCACATCGCAAGGAATTACCATCTCGCCGCTATCGAGATCGTGCTGAATGGCAAAACGCGGTAACAGCGCCACCCCCAGATTCGAACGCACCGCCGCAATCAGCATCGATAGCAGGTCAAAACGCGGGCCGATATTAATCTGCGCGCTGGTAATATTCGACAACGCGAACCACTCCTGCCAGCCGTGAATTCGTGTGCTCTGATGCAACAACGGAAATTCACCCAGCAATTCCTCGACCGCCAGCTTTTGACCAGGGTCCGATAGCAGCCCGCAGCCGCATACCGGTAGGATCTCCTCTTCGAATAAGTACTCAACCTCCGTCCACGGCGAGCAAAAATCCTCGCGCATGATGGCGGCATCGTACTCACGGCTGAGAAAATCGCCAATATTAGCCAGCGAATGAATATTGACGATAATACCTGGGTTTAATTTATTAAACTCACGCAGATTAGGGATTAACCAGTGAGTGCTAAAGGTGGGGTTCACTGCCAGTTCAAGAACCTGCACCGTCGGCTGCCAGGTCATAATTGAATTGGTATCACGCTCCAGCTTGTTAAGCGTTTCCTTAACGATGGTCAAATAATGCTTGCCCGCCGCATTTAAAAAAATCCTTTTTTTCGCATGATTAAATAATGACGTATGGAGGAAATCCTCCAGCGCCGTGACTTGTCTGAACACGGCGCTTTGTGTTAAAGCTAACTCTTCCGCTGCTCGCGTATAGCTTTCATGGCGAGCCACAACTTCAAAGGTCACCAGCAATTCGGTTTTGGGGATTTTTCCTCTCATAACGTCTTCCATTTACGGCGTGCAAAAATTGTTTAAAAAATAAAAAAAGCGCGCAAGGACATCAGGTTATCCCCGAGTGTTATATTTTATTATCCCGTCAGATGTCATTGATCTATTCCATGATTAATGCATATTAGCAGTGATCAAATAATAACCAATAATACCCAAGCATCTCAATAAACACAATTTAAACAAGGTGTCTGACCCGCAAATAGCGTCAATAAGTTGTCAATATTTTTTCACGTTAACTTGTTTATTATCGAAGTCAGCCTGAGGGGGGGAATTAATTTTCAGCTACCAGCTATAAATTAAAATTTTCAGCGACCGGGGACACATTATGAGTGCTTCAGGAAAAATCTGTCTTGCCTTTATCCTGCCCCGGTATGGGTTATGACGATGCCGAGAGAGACTGCTGGCGGAATGATTGCGGCGAAGTGCGATGCGCCATGCGGAACACTCGACAAAAGTAGCTGGTTTGTGCGTACTGAAGCTTTCGGGCGACGCCATCTATCGAATACGCAGGATCGCCAAGCAGTTCCCCGGCTCGCTGCATTCTCTTCTGGCTCACCCAGACTTTGAAATTCACCCCCTGCTGCTTTTTAAAAAAGCGACTAAAGTAATTGGCGCTCAGGCAAACATGAGCCGCCACCGATTCGAGAGACAACTCATCATATAAATGCTCATCAATATAACGTAGGGCAGAGGCCATTTTTATTTCATGCGGTGCACGTTGCGCATAATAAAAATCACAATTTCGGCGAGATTGCTTATTCGCGTTCACTTTTATCCCCTCAACCGGCGTGACGTTATTCACAATAAAATGAAGTAATCTTTCTGCCGCCAATCGATGACTATCGTCGGTGGCCTTACTGTGGTCACAAATAATATATCCCCACACTTTTTCAAAACACATGAGGGGCAGTGAAAAGAAATTTAACCCTGCATAGCGGTCAGGCAATCGCTCCCCGCGGGTATCAATAACCACGGCGACCAGACCGGTTGCACGAGAAAAGGTCGTTGCCAACGAAGAGAAAAACCGGTGTTCATCATCCCTGTCTCTTTGCTGCACATTATTCTCCAGTAGCCTGATAGTCAGCCGCTAATATGCAGAATTTAGCGCATCAAAAGAATGACGTTAAACGCAAAAAATAATCTCATTTTCGCAGATGAATATGATCAAAATGCATGACCAACCCAACGTTCATGCAAACGCTCACTGATAGGTCAAGGAATGCCTTCTGCCCAACCCTTCTCAAACTTTAACGAATATTCACAGATTGTTGTGAGCATGATTCTGTCACCTAAGAAGAAATAATAATTACATTTCAAATGATTACATATTTTTAATACATTCACATGATGTTCTTGTTTGTGAGAATCATCATGTGAATGTGAAAGCGACTACTGAATAATATGCTCAATCAGTAAACAATCTGAACGGAGTGGAGTCATGGCCGTCACAACAGGGGTTATCGCCGACGATTTTACCGGCGCAACGGATATCGCAAGTTTTATGGCAGAACAGGGCTGGCGAGTCGCGCTATTGCCCGGAATGCCCGACCTTACGCAGCAGTGGAACGAAGAAGTTGATGCCATTGTTATCTCGCTGAAAAGCCGCTCTCTGCCCGCTGAGCAGGCCGTCGCACAATCGCTGGCTTGCGCCCGGTGGCTAAAACAAAACGCAGGCGTCAGGCAAGTCTATTTCAAATACTGCTCAACGTTTGACTCTACACCACGCGGCAATATTGGCCCGGTGAGCGATGCTCTGATGGAAGCGATGCAGGTCCCGCTTATCGTTCACTGCCCCGCCCTGCCGCAAAACGGACGCACGGTGGTGCACGGTCATCTGTTTGTCAACGGTTTACTGTTGAACGAGTCCGGCATGGAAAAGCATCCGCTTAATCCGATGACCGATGCCAATTTGTCACGCCTGCTGTCCGCGCAAACGCCAAACGCCGTTGGCAATATTGATCTCAATACCATTCGCAACGGTGTGCAAGCAGTCACTCACGCGCTGGCCAGCCTTAAAGCTGAAGGAAAACGCCACGTGATTGTCGATACGCTGGACGAAGCCGATCTCCACACGCTAGCCCAGGCGCTACACGACTCCCCCTTGTTAGCCGGAGGTTCCGGGCTCGGCGGCGCGCTGGCCGCCAACGCCGGTGCTCAGCAGACATCACCACCACAGGACTTTCCGCACCCCGTCAAAGCGGTGGTCTTTTCCGGGAGCTGTTCGGCTATGAGCAACCGTCAGGTCAATCGCTATAAAACGGCGGCGACCTCTCGTTTGCTCGACGTAGCACGCTGCCTGTCGGACGCCGAGCGCTATACCGATGAGCTATCGCAGTGGGCCATGTCGCATATCAGCGACCCGCATGCGCCGCTGATTTACGCCACCCAACCACCTGATGCGCTAAAACGCATTCAGCAAGAGTATGGCGAGCAGCCCGCCAGCCAGGCGATTGAACATACGTTTGCCCGGCTGAGCGCGAAGCTCCAGGCCGCAGGCGTGAACACCTTTATTGTTGCTGGTGGCGAGACATCCGGCACCGTCGTGGAAGCGCTACAGGTAACGCGCCTGTCCGTCGGCAAGACCATCGCCCCGGGGGTTCCATGGGTCTTCTCCGCCGAACTGGCGCTGGCGCTGAAGTCAGGCAATTTTGGCGACGAAGATTTCTTTTTTACCGCCCAGGAGTACAAATCATGAGCCAGGTGAGTGAGCAACAACTTCGCGAGCAGCTCGTCCATTATGGTCGCTCTCTATTTATGCGCGGCTACAGCAGCGGCGGCTCCGGCAACCTGAGCGTTAAGCTCGCGGATGGCGGTTATCTGGTCACCCCAACCAACTCCTGTCTGGGAGAACTTGACGCAGCAACGCTGAGCAAACTGGATGCCAACGGCGTTCATCTCAGCGGGGACAAACCGTCGAAAGAGGTGCCAATGCATCTGGCATGGTATCGCCACCGTCCCTCCTGCGGAGCTGTAGTTCATCTGCATTCGCCGTGGCTGACCGCACTCTCTTGTCTGCCGTGTGAAACACCGGAAAACTGCCTGCCGCCATTAACGCCATACTACGTGATGCGCGTCGGGCAATTGCCGCTGCTGCCCTACTTCAAACCTGGACATGAAGGCATTGCCAGCGCGCTTAGCGAAATCGCCGCTGACCACACGGCGGCACTGCTGGCCAACCACGGCCCGGTCGTCAGCGGTCGCTCACTGCGCGAAGCGGTATTTAACGCCGAGGAGCTGGAAGACAGCGCCCGCATCTGGTTGACCTTAAAACCGCTCGGTTACGTACCGCTTTCAGAAGAAGCGGTAGCCGAACTCGAACAATCCCGGCGAGCGTGAGGTGAGATGATGATCCCCGAACAACGACGTGACTTTATCTATCGCTACGTTCATGAAAAAAACGTCGCCTCATTTAATGAGCTGGCGGACTTGATGAGCGTGTCGCATATGACCGTGCGCCGCGACATTCAATTGCTGGAAGAGGAAGGCAAAGTTATCTCGATTAACGGCGGCGTGAAGCTCAATAACCTGCTGAAGTCCGAGCTGCCGTGGCGGGAAAAGGCGGAGCTGCATCATGAGGTGAAGCGCAAAATGGGTCAGCTTGCCGCCATGCTGATTGAGCCGGGGCAAACGCTGTATCTGGATGCCGGAACCTCGCTGTTTGAAGTGGCGAAAGCGGTGGCCGCCAGCCACTGTTTTAACCTAACCGTGGTGACGAACGACTTCTCCATCAGCCACTACCTGATGGACATGCCGCATATCACCCTCTATCACACCGGCGGTCTGGTGGATCAGCGCAACCGCTCAAGCCTTGGCAAAAGTGCGGCCAGCTTTTTACGCACCATTAATATCGATGTGGCGTTTCTCAGTTCATCGTCGTGGGATACCGAGCGCGGCATGTCGACCCCCAGCGAAGGCAAAGCCTCGGTCAAAGAGGCGGTTCTCACCGTTTCCCGCCGCCGGGTGCTGGTCTGCGACAGCAGTAAATTTGGCAAGTACGGGATGTTCCATATCTGCGGTCTGGATCAGCTAACCGATATTATTTCTGACAATCAGCTGCCGGATGACGCGCAACAAGCCATCGCCAATCAGGGGGTAAAACTGCACCTGGTCGATAGCCGGGAGGGGAAACATCATGCTGAAATTAGCGGCTAACCTTGACTGGTTGTTTACTGAATTGCCGATAGCAGCACGCTTTCAGGCGGCAAAAGATGCGGGTTTTCGCGGCGTGGAGGGGCTGTTCCTCTGGCAGCATCCGCTAGAGACGTTGCTGGTAGCTCAAGGGCAAACCAGCCTGCCGGTAGTGCTAATGAACGCCCCAGCAGGCCACTGGCAGCAGGGTGAACGGGGGCTGGCGGCGTTACCGGGCCGCGATGAGGAGTTTCGCCACAGCCTGAATCTGGCCCGTGAATACGCCACAGCGTTAGGCTGTCGCCGGGTTCACGTGATGTCGGGTCTGCGCTGTGATGATCTTACCCTCAACGCTCAGCGCAGTCTTCTAACCGACAGATTGCGCAGCGCCTGTGATGTGTTGGCGGAAGCGGGAATTGACGTACTTATTGAGCCATTAAATCCACATGATATGCCGGGCTATATGATTGATAACTTCCCGCTGGCCGAATCTATTATTCGCGAGGTCGGCCGGAAAAACATCGGCTTGCAGTTTGATATTTACCACTGCCAGAAAATTCACGGCGATGTGGTAAAAAATATTGAATGTTATTTTCCATTGATAAAACACTTTCAGATTGCCTCTGTTCCTTATCGTCATGAACCAGGAACGGGAGAATTAAATGAAAAGTGGATTTTCGATTTTATTGCACAACTGAATTATCAGGACTGGCTCGGCTGTGAATATCAGCCGTCAACATCAGGACCTGAATCATTACGCTGGATAACGTCTTACTTATAATTTTAATCTCTCTGTACCGGAGGAAAACATGTCGGATACCGTTATTATCTCGCTGGCGCCCGTGGCTGCGGATTGCCCCAGAGTGATACCCGAAGAACTGGCGCAGGAAATACTCGCCAGCGTGGAACATGGCGCGGCCATTGTTCATTTGCACGTTCGCGATCAACAGGGGCGCCTGACCCCGGACACCAGCGATTTTCAGGCGACCATCGACTGCGTAATGCGCCACTCAGACCTGATTATTCAGGCCTCAACCGGCGGTGTTTCAGCGATGTCCATCGCTGAACGCTGCGCCCCGCTGACCTGTCCCGGCGTGGAAATGGCCTCGCTGAACGTCGGCTCCGTCAACCTCGGCGATATGGTCTATTTTAATCCCGGTCCGGATGTTGAATATTGCTCCCGGCAAATTACCGCGCGCAATATTATTCCAGAATTTGAAATTTTCGAAATTGGCATGATTAATAACATCCTCGTTCTGCAAGATAAGATTAAATTCAAACAACCGATGTTATTTAATATCGTCCTGGGACATCGCGGCAGCACCCCAGCCACCGTTGATGCCTTAATTGCTCTGCGCAGTATGATCCCCCGCGATGCGCTATGGGGAGTTACCCATTTCGGCAGAAAGAACTTCGATATTATTGCTGCTGCAATTGGCATGGGTGCCAGCGAAGTGCGTATCGGTTTTGAAGACAGTTATTATTTAAGCGCAGAAGAACGCGCTGAACATAATTACCAGCAGGTTGCCAAACTTGCCACGTTGATTCGTAGCATGGATAAAAAAGTCGCCACGCCGGAAATAGCGCGGCAAATGTTAGCCATTCCGCCCCGGCAGCAATAACGAGGAAGGACATTTCATTATGACTATGACGAGCGTTATACATAAAGCCGGGCTCGGCGTCAGCATCGCCGGTATCGCCCTAGCGGCGATAGGCGCGCTGATGCAATCTCCCGCTCTCTGGCAACCCGGACTGGTGATGTTCACTGCTGGGTTTGCGGCAGGCGCGGGTTACTGGCCCGGACTACGCAGCTATCAGTTTACATTGTGGATCATCGCCGGTTTTGTCGCCGCGATGACCTGGTCTACAGATCTGATCGTCTGGGGCGGTTTCAATATCACCCATAAATGGATCGTGTTTTTGGTTATCCAGGCCACCATGTTCAGCATGGGTACTAAGTTGACGATCCAGGATTTTATCGACGTCGCCAAAATGCCGTGGGCGGTATTTATCGGAACCTTCTGCCACTTCGTGATCATGCCGCTGCTTGGCCTGAGCATTACACTGATCTTTGATTTTCCGCCTGAAGTGGCGGTGGGTATTCTGCTGATTGGCGCCTGTCCGAGCGGCCTCTCTTCGACGGTAATGGTGTATATCGCTAACGCCAACCTGGCGCTGGCCGTTTCCATCGCCGCAGTTTCGACGCTGGCGGCAACTGTGATGACGCCGCTATGGGTGAATTTGCTGGCCGGTTCAATGATCGATATTCAGCTCACCGCGATGGTGATGGACGTGGTGAAAATCGTGCTCATCCCTATCGGCGCGGCGATTTTACATGACTACCTGAAAACTTACGCTGGCGTGCGCGGCCGTCGAGCCGTGCAGATTCTGGCCGGGATTGGCGCTCTGTGGCTGCTGTATATGAGCGCCGGAGGCTGGGACGCACAATTCGGTTCTGCCAGCGCCGAAGCGCAAATGTACGCGGTGGTGCTGAATTTTGTCGCAGGCGGCCTCGTCTGGGCGCTGTTTTACAACTGGCTGTACGGTCGTGTCGAGGGCATTAAGAAGATCATGCCTACCATCTCAATGATCGGGATTATTTTCTTCACAACTACCGCCGCAGCAGCCGGGCGAGACAACCTGGTACAGGTCGGCTTCCTGCTCTGCTTCGCCATGCTGATGCATAACCTCGGCGGCTTCCTGATTGGCTACCTGATGAGCCGCTGGATCTTCCGCATGGATGTACAGTCCGCCCGCACCGTGGCCTTTGAAGTCGGCCTGCAAAATGGCGGCATGGCATCAGGGCTTGCCGCCGCCATGGGCAAACTGGCGACCGTCGGCCTTGCTTCGGCGGTAATGACCCCGCTTGGCAACGTCAGCGGCTCGCTGCTCGCCAACTACTGGCGTAAAAAAGATGCCCGCCAGGCGCAGGCAGCGGCCGCTCAACAGACACATCAGCCCGTTTCTGAACATCTTTCAAAAGGATAATTCATGATGACTACTCTGACCTTACAGCAAGCAATACGTGCCGTGGAGAGTGCGCTCACCCTCGCCGAGAATCGTTACGCAAATCGCCCGCTAAGCGTGGCGGTGTGCGATGCCAGCGGGGAGCTACTGAGCTTTGCCCGCATGGATACAGCCAAACTGTTAACTATCGAGCTGACCCAGCGCAAAGCGCGCACCAGCAGCCGCTTAGGCTGCACCACCCAGGCGTTTTTGCAGCGCCTGCAAAAAGAACAGTTAGATATTGGTTATTTTGCCGACCCGCGTTTTACCGCCCTGCCTGGCGGAGTTCCAATTCTGCATGACGGTAAATGCCTGGGAGCCGTCGCGGTCGGTGGCCTGTCAGCACAGGAAGATCATGATGCGGCAATAGCCGTCGCGGAAAATTTGCTTAAGGAGATTGCCCAATGAAAAAAGTCGCTATGCTACACACCAGCGCCGCCACCCTCGCCATGATGCAGCAGCTGATTGCCGACATCATGCCGGAAGTCGATGTGATGCACCTGGTTGAAGAGTCCATGATTAAACAGGTGATGAAGGCCGGCGGCGTAACACCAAATATTGCCGCCCGCATTGCTGACTATGTGCACATCGCCGAAAAAGCAGATTGCGATATTTTCATCACCGCCTGCTCTTCTATTGGCTCCGCGGTCGAACAGTGCCAGTTTATGACCCCACTCCAGCTTGCGCGTATTGATTGCGCGATGGTCGAAGAGGCCATTAGTAAAGGCGAGCGTATTGCCGTGCTGGCAACCGTCGCTACCACGCTGAAGCCGACGCTGGATTACGTGCAGCGCAAAGTCCAGGAAAGCGGTCAGCAGCGCACTATCACGCCGATATTAATGGAAGAAGCCTTCCATGCGCTGCTGGCAGGCGATATGGACACCCACGACCGTATCGTCAGCGAAGGATTACAGAACGCGTTTACTCAGGCGGATGTGGTCATGCTGGCGCAGGCCTCGATGGCGCGGGTATTACAGCAGCTCCCTGCTGCTCCACCAGTGCCGGTCATGACCTCGCCGGAAAGCGGCATTCGCTGGCTAAAGGCGCTGGCGGAAAGCTGAGTTACAGGCAAAAAAAAGGCCATCATCAGATGGCCAACCATGTCGAAACTGGACCAGCCCTTGACTATGCAGAAAGTCAGGGCTGTTTTTTTACTTATACCCGTCATACTTCAAGTTGCATGTGCGTTGGCCGCGTTCGTTCACCCCAGTCACTTACCCGAGTAAGCTCCTGGGGATTCGCTCACTTGCCGCCTGCCTGCCTGCAACTCGAATTATTTAGGGTATACTACTTAATGACT is part of the Klebsiella huaxiensis genome and encodes:
- a CDS encoding DeoR/GlpR family DNA-binding transcription regulator; translated protein: MMIPEQRRDFIYRYVHEKNVASFNELADLMSVSHMTVRRDIQLLEEEGKVISINGGVKLNNLLKSELPWREKAELHHEVKRKMGQLAAMLIEPGQTLYLDAGTSLFEVAKAVAASHCFNLTVVTNDFSISHYLMDMPHITLYHTGGLVDQRNRSSLGKSAASFLRTINIDVAFLSSSSWDTERGMSTPSEGKASVKEAVLTVSRRRVLVCDSSKFGKYGMFHICGLDQLTDIISDNQLPDDAQQAIANQGVKLHLVDSREGKHHAEISG
- a CDS encoding hydroxypyruvate isomerase family protein codes for the protein MLKLAANLDWLFTELPIAARFQAAKDAGFRGVEGLFLWQHPLETLLVAQGQTSLPVVLMNAPAGHWQQGERGLAALPGRDEEFRHSLNLAREYATALGCRRVHVMSGLRCDDLTLNAQRSLLTDRLRSACDVLAEAGIDVLIEPLNPHDMPGYMIDNFPLAESIIREVGRKNIGLQFDIYHCQKIHGDVVKNIECYFPLIKHFQIASVPYRHEPGTGELNEKWIFDFIAQLNYQDWLGCEYQPSTSGPESLRWITSYL
- a CDS encoding BKACE family enzyme, which produces MSDTVIISLAPVAADCPRVIPEELAQEILASVEHGAAIVHLHVRDQQGRLTPDTSDFQATIDCVMRHSDLIIQASTGGVSAMSIAERCAPLTCPGVEMASLNVGSVNLGDMVYFNPGPDVEYCSRQITARNIIPEFEIFEIGMINNILVLQDKIKFKQPMLFNIVLGHRGSTPATVDALIALRSMIPRDALWGVTHFGRKNFDIIAAAIGMGASEVRIGFEDSYYLSAEERAEHNYQQVAKLATLIRSMDKKVATPEIARQMLAIPPRQQ
- a CDS encoding bile acid:sodium symporter family protein, whose translation is MTMTSVIHKAGLGVSIAGIALAAIGALMQSPALWQPGLVMFTAGFAAGAGYWPGLRSYQFTLWIIAGFVAAMTWSTDLIVWGGFNITHKWIVFLVIQATMFSMGTKLTIQDFIDVAKMPWAVFIGTFCHFVIMPLLGLSITLIFDFPPEVAVGILLIGACPSGLSSTVMVYIANANLALAVSIAAVSTLAATVMTPLWVNLLAGSMIDIQLTAMVMDVVKIVLIPIGAAILHDYLKTYAGVRGRRAVQILAGIGALWLLYMSAGGWDAQFGSASAEAQMYAVVLNFVAGGLVWALFYNWLYGRVEGIKKIMPTISMIGIIFFTTTAAAAGRDNLVQVGFLLCFAMLMHNLGGFLIGYLMSRWIFRMDVQSARTVAFEVGLQNGGMASGLAAAMGKLATVGLASAVMTPLGNVSGSLLANYWRKKDARQAQAAAAQQTHQPVSEHLSKG
- a CDS encoding GlcG/HbpS family heme-binding protein produces the protein MTTLTLQQAIRAVESALTLAENRYANRPLSVAVCDASGELLSFARMDTAKLLTIELTQRKARTSSRLGCTTQAFLQRLQKEQLDIGYFADPRFTALPGGVPILHDGKCLGAVAVGGLSAQEDHDAAIAVAENLLKEIAQ
- a CDS encoding aspartate/glutamate racemase family protein, translated to MKKVAMLHTSAATLAMMQQLIADIMPEVDVMHLVEESMIKQVMKAGGVTPNIAARIADYVHIAEKADCDIFITACSSIGSAVEQCQFMTPLQLARIDCAMVEEAISKGERIAVLATVATTLKPTLDYVQRKVQESGQQRTITPILMEEAFHALLAGDMDTHDRIVSEGLQNAFTQADVVMLAQASMARVLQQLPAAPPVPVMTSPESGIRWLKALAES